A part of Salvelinus alpinus chromosome 5, SLU_Salpinus.1, whole genome shotgun sequence genomic DNA contains:
- the fancg gene encoding Fanconi anemia group G protein, with protein sequence MSHVSAPCLLDRWTEENNAVVDKWKQHRDRGDAVTREQGLTLLKWCYVESHKLLQKIQGVLAVPAHIQLELTVVYNCCLFSFSQTQLTEAEHLLTHSLERALGAVGCDRPPPNPPVFWCMVLKSLGSTPSLRSCTLQLLCLHWALWLSTWRLGHIQELQEELRSLSEGLGAGEVTVERSAVRPAVLVHPRDLKDLLLICTVIAQGAELLCEGRCSEALTVLQRDSSPLAPRELLAQIHTLTGLCLSRTGRPHSAMQCYRKALETDVRCVCALHQSILVYRQLGNTQAEIQALRLLHSVLMMPPATQPAVAPPIICPASLLPGQSLSSLLSVPSPLSVLHSLAQKCVLHGSVSEGVEHYLDLLAALQSDHQLSQGFSEAPSLPRLPELYLEAGSSLLTAQRPADCLALCDEVISTTLELLPERLLLEEPMEASVPGSPDKLGLGQDRLGVVLWSGAAYLLQAHCYSHLKDWKQAVTHYTRCINLLMKVCVKQKGCVKLELGVRTLQRLKGLALAGRGISFTHRDQKRESLRDLQLSLQAAPGCASAGLWLTEVLWRLGRRQEAAAFWEKTQSSSTASSLEGVPLYLLDPQTGPSLDLTDLRRRVEEFINTRHS encoded by the exons CAACATCGTGACAGAGGAGACGCAGTAACTCGGGAACAGGGTCTGACACTACTGAAATGGTGCTACGTGGAGAGTCACAAACTACTACAGAAAATACAAG GTGTACTTGCGGTGCCGGCCCATATCCAGTTGGAGTTGACAGTGGTGTATAACTGCTGTCTGTTCTCCTTCAGTCAGACACAACTCACTGAGGCAGAGCATCTCCTCACACACAGCCTGGAGAGAG CTCTAGGTGCTGTTGGTTGTGATCGTCCACCTCCCAACCCCCCAGTGTTCTGGTGTATGGTTCTAAAGTCCCTGGGTTCCACACCTTCCCTGCGCTCCTGTACTCTGCAGCTGCTCTGTCTGCACTGGGCTCTCTGGCTGTCTACCTGGAGACTGGGGCACATACAGGAGCtgcag GAAGAGCTGCGATCTCTCTCTGAGGGACTGGGGGCAGGAGAGGTGACTGTGGAGAGGAGTGCAGTCAGGCCAGCGGTGCTAGTGCATCCCAGGGATCTAAAAGAcctccttctcatctgcactgtcaTCGCTCAAG GTGCTGAGCTGCTGTGTGAGGGGCGGTGTTCAGAGGCCCTGACTGTTCTTCAGAGAGACTCCTCCCCATTGGCCCCCAGAGAACTGCTGGCCcagatacacacactcacaggcctCTGCCTCAGCCGCAcg GGTCGTCCACACAGTGCTATGCAGTGTTATAGGAAGGCGTTGGAGACGGacgtgaggtgtgtgtgtgcgctgcacCAGAGCATCCTGGTCTACAGGCAGCTGGGAAACACACAAGCAGAGATCCAGGCTCTACGTCTGCTACACTCA GTTCTGATGATGCCACCTGCCACCCAGCCTGCTGTGGCCCCACCTATCATCTGTCCCGCCTCTCTGCTCCCTGGCCAATCCCTATCCAGCCTGCTTTCTGTCCCCTCCCCCCTCAGCGTACTACACAGTCTGGCTCAGAAGTGTGTGCTCCACGGAAG tGTGTCAGAGGGTGTAGAGCACTACTTGGACCTCCTAGCTGCTCTTCAGTCAGACCACCAGCTGTCTCAGGGGTTCTCTGAGGCCCCTTCCCTCCCCAGGTTACCTGAGCTCTACCTGGAGGCTGGCTCCTCCCTGTTGACGGCCCAGCGGCCTGCAGACTGCCTGGCACTTTGTGATGAAGTCATCAGTACGACTCTGGAGCTGCTCCCAGAGAGGCTGTTGCTGGAGGAGCCCATGGAGGCGTCTGTGCCTGGGTCTCCAGACAAGCTGGGGTTAGGCCAGGACCGGCTGGGTGTGGTGCTGTGGTCTGGGGCTGCCTACCTTCTCCAGGCCCACTGCTACTCCCACCTCAAGGACTGGAAGCAGGCTGTCACCCACTACACCAG GTGCATCAACCTGCTGATGAAGGTGTGTGTTAAACAGAAAG GCTGTGTGAAGCTGGAGCTAGGTGTTAGGACCCTGCAGAGGCTGAAAGGGCTGGCTCTGGCAGGGAGAGGAATCAGCTTCACACACAGAGACCAGAAGAGGGAATCCCTGAGAGACCTACAGCTCAGCCTGCAGGCTGCACCAG GGTGTGCGAGCGCTGGGCTGTGGCTGACTGAGGTGCTGTGGAGGCTGGGAAGGAGACAGGAGGCTGCAGCCTTTTGGGAGAAGACTCAGAGCTCCAGCACAGCTTCATCATTAGA AGGTGTTCCCCTGTACCTGCTGGACCCCCAGACTGGCCCCTCCCTGGACCTCACTGACCTCCGACGCAGAGTGGAGGAGTTCATCAACACTCGGCACAGCTAG
- the LOC139576671 gene encoding transitional endoplasmic reticulum ATPase-like, protein MASGGESKNDDLSTAILKQKTRPNRLIVDESINEDNSVVSLSQAKMDELQLFRGDTVLMKGKKRRESVCIVLSDDTCSDEKVRMNRVVRNNLRVRLGDVISIQPCPDVKYGKRIHVLPIDDTVEGITGNLFEVYLKPYFLEAYRPIRKGDIFLVRGGMRAVEFKVVETDPNPYCIVAPDTVIHCEGEPIRREDEEESLNEVGYDDIGGVRKQLAQIKEMVELPLRHPALFKAIGVKPPRGILLYGPPGTGKTLIARAVANETGAFFFLINGPEIMSKLAGESESNLRKAFEEAEKNSPAIIFIDELDAIAPKREKTHGEVERRIVSQLLTLMDGLKQRAHVIVMAATNRPNSIDAALRRFGRFDKEVDIGIPDATGRLEILQIHTKNMKLNDDVDLEQVANETHGHVGADLAALCSEAALQAIRKKMDLIDLEDETIDAEVMNSLAVTMDDFRWALSQSNPSALRETVVEVPNITWGDIGGLEDVKRELQELVQYPVEHPDKFLKFGMTPSKGVLFYGPPGCGKTLLAKAIANECQANFISIKGPELLTMWFGESEANVREIFDKARQAAPCVLFFDELDSIAKARGGNVGDGGGAADRVINQILTEMDGMSSKKNVFIIGATNRPDIIDPAILRPGRLDQLIYIPLPDEKSRINILKANLRKSPISKDVDLDFLAKMTNGFSGADLTEICQRACKLAIRECIENEIRRERERQTNPSAMEVEEDDPVPEIRKDHFEEAMRFARRSVSDNDIRKYEMFAQTLQQSRGFGSFRFPSNAAGGSGPSQGTGGTAGGPVFNEDNDDDLYG, encoded by the exons ATGGCCTCGGGGGGAGA ATCCAAAAATGATGACCTTTCCACTGCGATTCTGAAGCAGAAGACCAGACCAAACAGATTGATTGTCGATGAATCCATCAATGAGGACAAcagtgtggtctctctctctcag GCAAAGATGGATGAGCTGCAGCTGTTCCGTGGCGACACAGTGCTGATGAAGGGGAAGAAGCGCAGGGAGTCTGTGTGTATTGTCCTGTCTGACGACACCTGCTCTGATGAGAAGGTCCGCATGAACCGTGTGGTCCGCAACAATCTCCGTGTCCGTCTGGGGGATGtcatcag TATCCAGCCATGTCCTGATGTAAAGTATGGGAAGAGGATTCATGTTCTGCCTATTGATGACACAGTCGAGGGGATCACTGGCAACCTGTTTGAGGTCTACCTCAAACCCTACTTCCTAGAGGCCTACAGGCCCATCCGCAAGG GTGATATCTTCCTGGTTCGGGGGGGTATGCGTGCGGTGGAGTTCAAGGTGGTAGAGACCGACCCCAACCCCTACTGCATCGTCGCCCCAGATACAGTCATCCACTGCGAGGGAGAGCCTATCAGGAGAGAG GATGAGGAGGAGTCCCTGAATGAGGTGGGCTATGATGATATCGGAGGAGTGAGGAAGCAGCTGGCTCAGATCAAGGAGATGGTTGAGCTCCCTCTCAGACACCCTGCACTGTTCAAGGCTATAGGAGTCAAG CCCCCCCGTGGTATCCTGCTGTACGGACCTCCCGGTACAGGAAAGACCCTGATTGCCAGAGCTGTCGCTAACGAGACCGGTGCCTTCTTCTTCCTCATCAACG GTCCTGAGATTATGAGTAAGCTGgctggagagagtgagagcaacCTGAGGAAGGCCTTTGAGGAGGCTGAGAAGAACTCCCCTGCCATCATCTTCATTGATGAACTGGATGCTATCGCTCccaagagagagaag ACTCATGGGGAAGTGGAGAGGCGTATCGTGTCTCAGCTGCTGACCCTGATGGACGGGCTGAAGCAGAGAGCTCATGTCATCGTCATGGCAGCCACCAACAGACCAAACAGCATAGATGCTGCGCTTAGAAGATTTG ggcgTTTTGACAAGGAGGTGGACATTGGTATCCCCGATGCTACAGGCAGACTGGAGATCCTGCAGATCCACACCAAGAACATGAAACTGAATGATGATGTTGACCTTGAGCAG GTGGCTAATGAGACCCACGGCCACGTGGGTGCTGATCTGGCTGCCCTGTGCTCAGAGGCTGCTCTCCAGGCCATCAGGAAGAAGATGGACCTCATCGACCTGGAGGACGAGACCATCGATGCGGAGGTCATGAACTCCCTTGCCGTTACCATGGACGACTTTAGG TGGGCTTTGAGCCAGAGTAACCCATCAGCTCTGAGGGAGACAGTGGTGGAGGTTCCTAACATCACCTGGGGGGACATCGGAGGACTGGAAGACGTCAAGCGGGAGCTGCAGGAGCTGGTGCAG TACCCAGTGGAGCACCCAGATAAGTTCCTGAAGTTCGGTATGACCCCTTCAAAGGGAGTGTTGTTCTACGGGCCTCCGGGTTGCGGTAAGACCCTGCTGGCCAAGGCCATTGCCAACGAGTGCCAGGCTAACTTCATCTCCATTAAAGGACCTGAGCTTCTCACCATGTGGTTTGGAGAGTCAGAGGCTAACGTCAGGGAGATCTTTGACAAG GCTCGCCAGGCAGCCCCATGTGTGTTGTTCTTTGACGAGTTGGACTCCATAGCGAAGGCCCGTGGCGGTAATGTGGGAGACGGTGGCGGAGCGGCCGACCGTGTCATCAACCAGATCCTGACTGAGATGGACGGCATGTCCAGCAAGAAGAACGTCTTCATCATTGGCGCCACCAATCGCCCTGACATCATCGACCCTGCCATCCTCCGACCCGGTCGTCTGGACCAGCTCATTTACATCCCTTTGCCTGACGAGAAGAGCAGGATCAATATTCTCAAGGCTAACCTCCGGAAGAGCCCCATTAGCAAG GATGTTGATCTGGACTTCCTGGCTAAGATGACCAATGGTTTCTCGGGTGCTGACCTTACAGAGATCTGCCAGCGGGCCTGTAAGCTGGCTATCAGAGAGTGCATTGAGAACGAGATTCGccgggagagggagaggcagaccaACCCCTCTGCTATG gaggtggaggaagacgaCCCTGTGCCTGAGATCAGGAAGGACCACTTTGAGGAGGCCATGCGATTCGCCCGCCGCTCCGTCAGTGACAATGACATCCGCAAATACGAGATGTTTGCCCAGACACTGCAGCAGAGCCGAGGATTTGGCAGCTTCAG GTTCCCCTCCAATGCTGCAGGGGGCAGCGGTCCCAGCCAGGGTACTGGGGGCACTGCTGGGGGGCCCGTGTTTAACGAGGATAATGATGATGACCTGTATGGATAG
- the LOC139576668 gene encoding dnaJ homolog subfamily B member 5-like, whose product MGKDYYKTLGIPKGSNEEEIKKAYRRMALRFHPDKNTDANAEDKFKEIAEAYEVLSDPKKRVIYDQLGEEGLKAGGSSGQSGVPGGSYHYTFHGDPHATFASFFGGSNPFDMFFGPHRNHHNRSNGVHSKVPNDHDMETDLDEEDPFASFTHFGFPGGVNGFPGHGGGRRRGVQSERLGGSRRQQDPPVVHELKVSLEEIFHGCTKRMKITRRRLNPDGRSSRTEDKILNIVIKRGWKEGTKITFPKEGDETPENIPADIAFVLRDKGHAHFRRDGANIIYTGNISLKEALCGCTVNIPTLDNRVIPLSCHEVIKPGMVKRLRGEGLPLPKSPTQRGDLIVEFTVRFPDRIPPQSREIIRQHLPQS is encoded by the exons ATGGGGAAGGACTACTATAAGACGCTGGGTATCCCTAAGGGTTCTAACGAGGAGGAGATCAAGAAGGCATATCGCCGCATGGCACTGAGGTTCCACCCAGACAAGAACACAGACGCCAACGCAGAGGACAAGTTCAAAGAGATCGCTGAGGCCTACGAAGTTCTGAGTGACCCCAAGAAGAGGGTCATCTATGACCAGCTAGGGGAGGAgg GTCTGAAGGCAGGGGGCAGTAGTGGTCAGTCTGGGGTTCCTGGTGGGTCGTACCACTACACCTTCCACGGGGACCCCCATGCCACCTTCGCCTCCTTTTTCGGCGGTTCCAACCCCTTCGATATGTTCTTCGGACCGCACCGCAACCACCACAACCGCTCCAACGGCGTCCACTCCAAGGTCCCCAACGACCATGACATGGAAACAGACTTGGATGAGGAAGACCCCTTCGCCTCTTTCACACACTTCGGCTTCCCCGGGGGGGTCAACGGCTTCCCTGGCCATGGCGGGGGCAGGAGGAGGGGGGTGCAATCGGAGCGTTTGGGGGGGTCCAGGAGGCAGCAGGACCCCCCAGTCGTCCACGAGCTGAAGGTGTCTCTGGAGGAGATCTTCCATGGTTGCACCAAGCGGATGAAGATCACCAGGAGGAGGCTGAACCCTGATGGCAGGAGCAGCCGGACGGAGGACAAGATCCTGAACATCGTGATAAAGAGGGGATGGAAGGAGGGCACCAAGATCACCTTCCCTAAGGAGGGGGACGAGACCCCAGAGAACATTCCTGCAGACATCGCCTTTGTGCTCAGAGACAAAGGACACGCCCACTTTAGGAGGGACGGCGCCAATATCATCTACACAGGCAATATCAGTCTGAAGGAG GCGCTGTGTGGCTGTACGGTGAACATTCCCACCCTGGATAACCGCGTCATCCCGCTATCCTGCCATGAGGTCATCAAGCCGGGGATGGTAAAGCGGCTGAGGGGGGAGGGCCTGCCCCTCCCTAAGAGCCCCACTCAGCGCGGCGACCTTATCGTAGAGTTCACGGTTCGCTTCCCAGACAGGATCCCTCCCCAGTCCAGAGAGATCATCAGACAACACCTACCCCAGTCTTAG